A region from the Muribaculum gordoncarteri genome encodes:
- the hpf gene encoding ribosome hibernation-promoting factor, HPF/YfiA family, with protein MDVNIKSIHFDATEKLQDFIIKKINRLARHNESISNAEVTLKVVKPETSMNKEAGIKISVPQQDDIFASKVANSFEEAVDLSIEALERQLEKIKGRK; from the coding sequence ATGGACGTTAACATTAAGTCAATCCACTTTGACGCTACCGAAAAACTGCAGGATTTCATCATTAAGAAAATCAACCGTCTTGCACGCCACAACGAGTCCATCAGCAATGCAGAAGTGACCCTTAAGGTTGTTAAGCCGGAAACATCGATGAATAAGGAAGCGGGCATCAAGATCTCAGTGCCTCAGCAGGATGACATCTTCGCATCAAAAGTCGCCAACTCATTTGAGGAAGCAGTTGACCTATCCATCGAAGCTCTTGAAAGGCAACTTGAAAAAATAAAAGGTCGCAAATAA
- a CDS encoding type I phosphomannose isomerase catalytic subunit, with translation MILRPFKFVPYFKTVLWGGHKIASYKGIVTDKNCIGESWEVSGVPGHESVVAEGPDKGMNLKELIDKYKGELVGESVYKRFGDKFPLLIKIIDARRDLSVQVHPDDELAMKRHGSFGKTEMWYIIDAQPGAKIYAGLSESITPDDYTRLVEEKRIMDVVAAHDSHKGDVFYLPAGRIHSIGAGNLFAEIQETSDITYRVYDFDRRDSEGNTRDLHTELAKDAIDYNVYNDYRRDYDKDATGVTPLIDCEYFDINLVVVDDRLELPCDGESFIIIMCVEGEAKVITDGGCVTTAGRGETLLVPASTHSISIEGNAKLLTAVI, from the coding sequence ATGATATTACGACCATTCAAGTTTGTTCCGTATTTTAAAACGGTGCTTTGGGGAGGACATAAAATAGCCTCTTATAAAGGAATTGTGACCGATAAGAACTGCATTGGAGAGAGCTGGGAAGTTTCAGGCGTTCCGGGTCATGAGTCGGTCGTGGCCGAGGGGCCTGACAAGGGGATGAATCTGAAGGAACTTATTGACAAATATAAAGGAGAGCTTGTCGGCGAATCGGTATATAAGAGATTTGGCGATAAGTTTCCGCTATTGATAAAGATAATAGACGCCCGCAGGGACCTGTCGGTGCAGGTGCATCCCGACGACGAGCTTGCGATGAAGCGTCACGGCAGTTTCGGCAAGACCGAGATGTGGTATATAATCGATGCCCAGCCCGGAGCCAAGATATATGCCGGACTGTCGGAGTCGATAACCCCCGATGACTACACGAGGCTTGTCGAGGAGAAAAGGATAATGGATGTGGTGGCCGCACACGATTCCCACAAGGGCGATGTGTTCTATTTGCCGGCAGGTCGCATTCACTCCATCGGTGCCGGCAATCTGTTTGCCGAGATTCAGGAAACGAGCGACATCACCTACCGTGTCTATGACTTTGACCGAAGGGATTCGGAGGGCAATACCCGTGACCTGCACACCGAGTTGGCCAAGGATGCCATCGATTACAACGTGTACAACGACTACCGACGGGACTACGACAAGGATGCGACAGGCGTTACGCCGCTGATTGATTGCGAATATTTCGACATAAATCTCGTGGTTGTCGATGACAGGCTTGAGCTTCCCTGCGACGGGGAGTCGTTTATTATAATAATGTGTGTCGAAGGAGAGGCGAAGGTGATTACCGACGGCGGTTGCGTTACGACAGCCGGCCGTGGTGAAACGCTGCTTGTGCCTGCGTCGACGCACTCGATTTCGATAGAGGGCAATGCCAAGCTGCTTACGGCTGTAATTTAG
- a CDS encoding zinc ribbon domain-containing protein — protein sequence MATDKNKNEVLSVEQRLKSLYELQTILSEIDRIKTIRGELPLEVKDLEDNIEGLRTRIENFHKDVEDFRKKTLVEKEKINEAQGKIARYKEQLDNVRNNREFDLLSKEVEFQTLEIELCEKHLNEYARAIDAKTNEIASTEEKLRDSEHILKEKKAELDEIVSETRQDEERLRIQAKEIEPRIDERTLKAFKRIRDNARNGLGIVYIQRNACGGCFNRIPPQKQMEIKMHKKVIVCEYCGRIMIDPELAGVAEHEVADK from the coding sequence ATGGCTACTGACAAGAACAAAAATGAAGTACTCTCAGTGGAGCAGCGTCTGAAATCATTGTATGAGCTGCAGACAATCCTCTCCGAAATCGACCGCATCAAGACAATTCGCGGAGAATTACCTCTTGAGGTAAAGGATCTCGAGGATAACATCGAAGGACTTCGCACCCGCATCGAAAACTTCCACAAGGATGTGGAGGATTTCCGTAAAAAGACCCTTGTTGAGAAAGAGAAAATCAACGAGGCTCAAGGCAAAATCGCCCGTTACAAGGAGCAGCTCGATAATGTGCGCAACAACCGAGAATTTGACCTCCTGTCAAAAGAGGTGGAATTCCAGACACTCGAAATCGAGTTGTGTGAAAAGCACCTGAACGAGTATGCACGTGCAATCGACGCCAAGACCAACGAAATCGCTTCAACCGAGGAGAAGCTCCGTGACAGCGAGCACATCCTGAAAGAGAAGAAAGCCGAACTCGACGAAATCGTATCGGAAACCCGCCAGGACGAAGAGCGCCTGCGCATCCAGGCCAAGGAGATAGAGCCTCGCATCGACGAGCGCACCCTTAAGGCATTCAAGCGCATTCGCGACAATGCACGCAACGGACTCGGCATCGTCTACATCCAGCGTAACGCCTGCGGAGGATGCTTCAACCGCATTCCGCCGCAAAAGCAAATGGAAATCAAGATGCACAAGAAAGTCATAGTGTGTGAATACTGCGGCCGCATCATGATCGACCCCGAACTCGCAGGAGTTGCCGAGCACGAAGTCGCTGACAAATAG
- a CDS encoding DUF308 domain-containing protein: MNSKSNLITYLFVLAAGVLLIIMHQKADLLKWMVIIMGAMFALPAIIGIFMNMSRSSKRNENNTAQNISSIGALILGAIMIIWPQPFVGFFVYVLAAILVITGLCQIYFLAACCRPLIMPWWLYLLPALIIIAGIVIICSPLRTIETTFTLITGIALVCAAVNALLIYLGSNGPKEKVERVTIENE, from the coding sequence ATGAACTCAAAAAGTAATCTGATAACCTACCTGTTCGTTCTGGCAGCCGGTGTATTGCTCATCATAATGCACCAGAAGGCCGACCTTCTCAAATGGATGGTTATAATAATGGGCGCAATGTTTGCCCTGCCCGCCATTATCGGCATATTCATGAACATGTCACGCAGCAGCAAACGCAACGAAAACAACACCGCCCAGAACATATCGTCGATAGGCGCGCTCATTCTCGGCGCCATAATGATAATATGGCCTCAACCCTTCGTGGGATTCTTCGTGTACGTGCTCGCCGCCATACTCGTAATCACCGGATTGTGCCAGATTTACTTCCTTGCCGCCTGCTGCCGTCCGCTCATAATGCCGTGGTGGCTATATCTGCTTCCGGCATTGATCATCATTGCGGGAATCGTGATAATATGCAGCCCGTTACGCACAATCGAAACCACATTCACGCTGATAACAGGCATTGCACTCGTTTGCGCAGCAGTAAACGCACTGCTCATATACCTCGGCTCCAACGGCCCGAAGGAGAAGGTCGAGCGCGTGACAATAGAGAATGAATAG
- a CDS encoding M16 family metallopeptidase: protein MITVNRFTLSNGLRVVHNHDSATAMVALDILYNVGSRDERPERTGMAHLFEHLMFGGSENVAEFDKALENAGGTNNAWTNSDYTNFYDIVPAHNAETAFWLESDRMKGLAFSDKALEVQRQVVCEEFKQVCLNQPYGDLQHYLNGLAYKEHPYRIPVIGKELSHIENVTQDEVRRFFYDHYAPNNAVISVTGNITVERTREFVEKWFSDIPMRKIAPRLYNPEPEQTEARRLTVTGRAPQTVIVKAYHMPGYNHPDYPACDIITDLLALGRASRFHRKLMLGTEMFTKADASITGSDEPGLLMLYGYLRDGVSVDEAEKALTDEAMSLIDNPPSDYELQRTLNRFESNFTFGSMNYVALASTLTLSEMRGEDVNSIIPRYRRLTSPDIARVASMILRPENSSTLIYKPA, encoded by the coding sequence ATGATAACGGTAAACCGTTTTACGCTATCTAACGGATTGCGTGTCGTACACAATCATGACAGTGCCACCGCAATGGTGGCACTTGACATATTATATAATGTAGGAAGTCGTGACGAACGCCCCGAGCGCACCGGTATGGCCCACCTTTTCGAGCACCTGATGTTTGGAGGCTCGGAAAACGTGGCCGAGTTTGACAAAGCGCTTGAAAACGCAGGCGGCACCAACAACGCCTGGACCAACAGCGACTACACCAACTTCTACGACATAGTGCCCGCACATAACGCCGAAACCGCTTTCTGGCTCGAAAGCGACCGCATGAAGGGGCTCGCATTCAGCGACAAAGCCCTCGAAGTGCAGCGTCAGGTGGTGTGTGAGGAGTTCAAGCAGGTGTGCCTCAACCAGCCTTACGGCGACTTGCAGCACTACCTCAACGGCCTCGCCTACAAGGAGCATCCCTATCGCATACCCGTGATAGGCAAAGAGCTGTCACACATCGAGAACGTGACGCAGGATGAAGTGCGCCGATTCTTTTACGACCACTATGCCCCCAACAATGCCGTAATTTCAGTGACAGGCAACATAACGGTCGAGCGCACACGCGAATTTGTCGAGAAATGGTTCTCCGACATCCCCATGCGCAAGATTGCGCCACGACTCTACAACCCGGAACCCGAGCAGACCGAGGCACGCCGACTTACCGTAACAGGCCGTGCGCCCCAAACCGTTATCGTGAAAGCCTATCACATGCCCGGCTACAACCACCCCGACTATCCGGCATGTGACATAATAACCGACCTTCTCGCTCTCGGACGCGCGTCACGCTTCCATCGCAAGCTGATGCTCGGCACCGAGATGTTCACCAAGGCCGATGCATCGATTACCGGAAGCGACGAGCCGGGACTGCTGATGCTCTACGGATATCTGCGCGACGGTGTAAGCGTGGACGAAGCCGAAAAGGCTCTCACCGACGAAGCCATGTCGCTAATCGACAACCCGCCGTCGGACTATGAGTTGCAGCGCACGCTCAACCGCTTCGAGTCCAATTTCACTTTCGGCTCAATGAACTATGTAGCACTTGCATCGACCTTGACCTTAAGCGAAATGCGTGGTGAAGATGTAAATTCAATCATTCCTCGTTACCGTCGGCTCACATCGCCCGACATAGCGCGTGTGGCATCAATGATTTTACGTCCCGAAAACTCGTCAACACTCATTTACAAGCCGGCTTAA
- a CDS encoding Nif3-like dinuclear metal center hexameric protein, with product MLISDIIAAIEQEAPLSLQESYDNAGMQVGDKSALCTGVLLCVDVTPSVIDEAIERDCNLVVSHHPLIFRGLKHITGATPQELAIIKAITAGVAVYSAHTNLDSASRGVNYTLARRLGIAKPSPLECPDPANPGIGLGAVGDLELPLTPMKLIERVKLVCQSPITRCSALPCSMITRIALCGGSGASLINAAIAHKAQAFVTSDVKYHDFVDYSDRLLIIDIGHYESEMCTKHIFYHILSGKFPNFAVNYSETEKNPINYL from the coding sequence ATGCTCATAAGCGACATAATCGCAGCAATAGAGCAGGAAGCACCTCTGTCATTACAAGAGAGCTACGACAATGCCGGTATGCAGGTTGGCGACAAGTCAGCCCTGTGTACCGGCGTGTTGCTTTGCGTCGATGTCACCCCCTCGGTAATCGACGAGGCCATCGAGCGCGACTGCAACCTCGTAGTGTCACACCACCCTCTCATATTCCGCGGGCTTAAGCACATAACCGGCGCAACGCCGCAGGAGCTGGCCATAATAAAGGCCATAACCGCAGGCGTAGCCGTCTACTCGGCCCACACCAACCTCGACAGCGCCTCACGAGGCGTAAACTACACCCTCGCACGACGGTTGGGAATCGCCAAGCCGTCGCCGCTGGAGTGTCCCGACCCTGCAAATCCCGGAATCGGCCTCGGCGCAGTCGGCGATCTCGAGCTGCCGCTCACCCCGATGAAGCTGATTGAGCGCGTAAAATTAGTGTGCCAATCGCCAATCACGCGCTGCAGCGCCCTGCCCTGCAGCATGATAACACGAATAGCCCTGTGCGGCGGTTCGGGCGCGTCGCTCATAAACGCCGCCATAGCCCATAAAGCGCAGGCATTTGTCACCTCCGATGTCAAATATCACGACTTTGTGGACTATTCCGACCGCCTGCTGATAATCGACATCGGCCACTACGAGAGCGAAATGTGCACAAAACACATTTTTTATCATATACTTAGCGGAAAATTTCCTAACTTTGCAGTTAATTATTCTGAAACAGAAAAAAATCCGATAAATTACTTGTAA
- a CDS encoding tyrosine-type recombinase/integrase, with product MLASFLTYIRCELNFSAHTVSAYTHDLQQWADFATGGAPDNLRPHDVTANDLRLWIASLAKSGDAPRTIRRKIQALRAFFRYMMRYHGMSYNPAAELTLAKTDKPLPVYVRPNETDAILNAPLDTGDFNEMRNRLIVDMIYSTGLRCSEIQGLMDKDVDTARGELKVLGKRNKERIIPFGKELSDMITTYRKLRDGTVGSTCQNEFFVRESGEPLYRKLIYNVVHKALAGNTVASRQSPHVLRHSFATDMLNNGADLYAVQQLLGHQSLATTQVYTHITYRELKQNYQQAHPRALKKGGDYGR from the coding sequence ATGTTAGCTTCTTTCTTGACATATATACGGTGTGAGCTGAATTTTTCAGCCCACACCGTTTCTGCATATACACATGACCTTCAGCAATGGGCCGACTTCGCCACCGGAGGAGCCCCCGACAATCTCCGCCCCCACGATGTGACAGCCAACGACCTCAGGCTGTGGATTGCATCACTCGCAAAGTCGGGCGACGCGCCCCGCACCATCAGGCGAAAGATTCAGGCCCTGAGAGCATTCTTCCGCTACATGATGCGCTACCATGGAATGTCCTACAATCCTGCGGCCGAGCTTACCCTCGCCAAGACCGACAAGCCCCTGCCCGTCTATGTAAGGCCCAACGAAACCGACGCCATACTCAATGCGCCGCTCGACACCGGCGACTTCAACGAAATGCGTAACAGGCTCATCGTCGACATGATATACTCCACAGGGCTCCGATGCTCCGAAATCCAAGGACTGATGGACAAAGATGTCGACACCGCACGTGGTGAACTAAAAGTGCTCGGAAAGCGTAATAAAGAAAGAATTATACCATTTGGAAAAGAACTTTCCGACATGATTACGACATACCGCAAATTACGTGACGGCACTGTTGGCTCAACCTGCCAAAACGAGTTCTTTGTCAGAGAATCAGGCGAACCGCTATACCGCAAGCTGATCTACAATGTCGTGCACAAGGCACTCGCCGGAAACACAGTGGCTTCACGGCAAAGCCCCCACGTATTGCGACACTCATTTGCAACCGACATGCTCAACAACGGAGCCGACCTCTATGCGGTGCAACAACTGCTCGGACACCAGTCACTTGCCACAACGCAAGTGTACACTCACATAACTTATCGAGAACTTAAACAAAATTATCAACAAGCACACCCACGTGCACTAAAAAAAGGAGGAGATTATGGACGTTAA
- a CDS encoding peptidylprolyl isomerase — MSKLKSIWLMALLAITFTQCANTRSESKNETENENETTKTDSIMTDSTDIIVDIATSMGDIKVRLYGDTPKHRDNFVKLANEGFYDGVLFHRVINEFMVQTGDPDSKNAAKGAQLGSGGPEYTIDAEFVYPKHFHKYGALAAARLGDDINPEQKSSGSQFYIVTGKAYNQSQLKQMEQQLGMMQKQRIFDNLASMNRDKIMELRRNRDSVALQNLQQELLAITETEAAKNPAKLTDEQIKAYSTVGGTPHLDGTYTVFGEVISGMDVVEKIQKAETDRNDRPVDDIKIIKMTVEK, encoded by the coding sequence ATGTCTAAACTAAAATCAATCTGGCTGATGGCTCTTTTAGCCATAACCTTTACTCAGTGCGCCAATACCCGCTCCGAGTCAAAAAATGAAACCGAAAACGAAAACGAAACAACCAAAACCGATAGCATCATGACCGATTCAACCGACATAATCGTCGACATCGCCACTTCGATGGGCGACATAAAGGTGCGCCTCTATGGTGACACTCCCAAGCATCGCGACAATTTTGTGAAACTCGCCAACGAAGGCTTCTATGACGGAGTCCTGTTTCACCGCGTAATAAATGAATTCATGGTACAAACCGGCGACCCCGACTCCAAGAATGCCGCCAAAGGCGCCCAGCTCGGATCAGGCGGTCCCGAGTACACTATCGATGCCGAATTTGTATATCCCAAGCACTTCCACAAATACGGCGCTCTTGCCGCCGCCCGTCTTGGCGACGACATAAACCCCGAACAGAAATCATCGGGCTCGCAATTCTACATTGTCACCGGAAAAGCCTATAACCAGTCGCAGCTCAAGCAGATGGAGCAGCAGCTCGGAATGATGCAGAAGCAGCGCATATTCGACAACCTCGCATCGATGAATCGTGACAAAATAATGGAACTCCGCCGCAACCGCGACAGCGTGGCCCTGCAGAACCTGCAGCAGGAGCTGTTGGCAATCACCGAAACCGAGGCAGCCAAGAATCCCGCCAAACTCACCGACGAGCAGATAAAAGCCTACTCTACCGTGGGCGGAACTCCCCATCTCGACGGTACCTACACCGTATTCGGCGAAGTAATCAGCGGCATGGATGTAGTCGAAAAGATACAGAAAGCTGAAACCGACCGCAACGACCGTCCTGTCGACGATATAAAAATCATCAAGATGACAGTCGAAAAATGA
- a CDS encoding cytidylate kinase-like family protein, whose translation MDEKNFVITIGRQFGSGGRELGKLLASKLGIAYYDKELLWEAAKSAGVSPEFFEKSDEKFPRFLSGMFSFAMGYQPYNFYSGSTSISDDNLYRAQSDFIHKIAEQHSCVIVGRSADYILRDHPRCVNVFVHAPMDECVKRIMTRGDKPTKEQARAMAEKTNKLRANFYNFYTDKTWGDAKTYDLTIDSSSMSMDNIAEVIMDYVRRRFDDVK comes from the coding sequence ATGGATGAGAAGAATTTTGTAATAACCATAGGCCGACAATTCGGCAGTGGCGGTAGGGAACTCGGAAAACTGCTTGCCTCGAAACTCGGGATTGCCTATTATGACAAGGAGCTCCTTTGGGAAGCAGCCAAGAGCGCCGGGGTAAGTCCTGAATTCTTTGAGAAATCCGATGAGAAGTTTCCGCGGTTCCTGAGCGGCATGTTCTCGTTTGCCATGGGGTATCAGCCCTATAACTTCTATTCGGGTTCAACATCTATAAGCGATGACAATCTCTACAGGGCGCAAAGCGACTTCATTCACAAGATTGCCGAGCAGCACTCTTGCGTGATTGTAGGGCGTAGCGCCGACTATATACTGCGTGACCATCCGAGATGTGTCAACGTATTCGTGCATGCTCCCATGGATGAGTGCGTGAAGCGCATAATGACCCGAGGCGACAAGCCTACAAAGGAACAGGCACGCGCCATGGCCGAAAAGACCAATAAGCTGCGTGCCAATTTCTATAACTTCTATACCGATAAGACCTGGGGCGATGCGAAGACTTACGATCTTACGATCGATTCTTCGTCAATGTCGATGGACAATATCGCCGAGGTTATAATGGACTATGTGCGTCGTCGCTTTGATGATGTGAAATAG
- the rpsU gene encoding 30S ribosomal protein S21, which translates to MIIVQVKEGENIEKALKKFKRKFEKTGIVKELRSRQAFEKPSITNRKKMMKAVYVQKLRMVEE; encoded by the coding sequence ATGATCATCGTACAAGTAAAAGAAGGCGAAAACATCGAAAAAGCTTTAAAGAAGTTTAAGAGAAAATTTGAAAAGACCGGCATAGTCAAGGAACTTCGTAGCCGTCAGGCATTTGAAAAGCCCAGCATCACCAACCGCAAGAAGATGATGAAGGCTGTTTACGTGCAGAAACTCCGCATGGTCGAGGAATAA
- a CDS encoding DUF349 domain-containing protein, translating into MELRDQSMSVENTDKDLTLNEEAVTASNGNEETTVIDINDTDVSDTDETSEPSKHLSKEEIIAELDNISRKEGAEIARDEVTHLKQLFYAIRKVELAEEKKAFIERGNEESAFAPMPDSLEAKLHELLNTIKEKKAQYTAQIEAQRRENLEKKQAIIAELEKMAEDTDNVNRHYPRFRELSQEFKSLGEVPATDITDIWRSYQAAVERFYDQLKVNKDLRDYDFKKNLEQKQLLIDEAEKLVAEHDVITAFRRLQELHEKWREIGPVAKEIREEIWNKFKDASAAINKRYQAFFEERKARERENETAKTAICERIEALDFSSLKSHAAWEQMTREILAAQEDWKKLGFASKKVNNSLFARFRETCDRFFAKKAEYFKSIRDVHATNLEKKTALCERAEALKDSTDWKKTGDEFIALQKEWKSVGPVDKKHSDAIWHRFLEACDYFFDNRKKATSGVRKTEHANLKQKQEIIESLKAIGDDMEREEAIKRVRELMNQWQQVGHVPYKDKDKVYDTYRAIVNELYDKLDIKEVRAGMDKFANSINDISNDENKLYRERERLVRAFEQKRNELKTYENNLGFFNVKSKSGNSLLRDMERKVQRIKDELSSLEEKIKLIDSKL; encoded by the coding sequence ATGGAATTGCGTGACCAGTCCATGTCGGTTGAAAACACCGATAAGGATCTAACCTTGAATGAAGAGGCCGTAACAGCCTCAAACGGAAATGAAGAAACTACAGTAATTGACATCAACGACACCGATGTTTCTGATACCGACGAAACTTCCGAACCTTCAAAGCATTTGTCGAAGGAGGAGATAATCGCAGAATTGGACAACATCAGCCGGAAAGAGGGTGCCGAAATAGCTCGGGATGAAGTGACTCATCTCAAGCAACTGTTCTACGCAATTCGCAAAGTCGAGCTGGCCGAAGAGAAGAAAGCTTTTATCGAGCGCGGAAACGAAGAGAGCGCATTTGCTCCTATGCCCGACTCTCTCGAAGCCAAGTTGCATGAACTCCTCAACACCATAAAAGAGAAAAAAGCTCAATACACCGCTCAAATAGAGGCTCAACGCCGTGAGAATCTTGAGAAGAAACAGGCCATAATCGCCGAACTCGAAAAGATGGCCGAGGACACCGACAATGTCAACCGCCATTATCCGCGTTTCCGCGAGCTGTCGCAGGAGTTCAAGAGCCTCGGCGAAGTCCCCGCGACCGACATAACCGACATCTGGCGCAGCTATCAGGCAGCCGTTGAGCGTTTCTACGACCAGTTGAAAGTAAACAAAGATCTCCGCGACTACGACTTCAAGAAGAATCTTGAGCAGAAGCAGCTGCTTATCGACGAGGCCGAGAAGCTCGTTGCCGAGCACGATGTCATCACCGCATTCCGCCGCCTTCAGGAACTACATGAAAAGTGGCGTGAGATAGGCCCGGTGGCAAAGGAGATACGCGAGGAAATATGGAACAAGTTCAAGGATGCATCGGCCGCAATCAACAAGCGTTACCAGGCATTCTTTGAAGAGCGCAAAGCACGTGAACGCGAAAACGAAACCGCCAAGACAGCTATATGCGAGCGAATCGAGGCTCTCGACTTCAGTTCGCTGAAATCACATGCCGCATGGGAGCAGATGACACGCGAAATCCTTGCCGCCCAGGAAGACTGGAAGAAACTCGGATTTGCATCAAAGAAGGTCAACAACTCACTCTTCGCCCGCTTCCGTGAAACTTGCGACCGCTTCTTCGCCAAGAAGGCCGAATACTTCAAGTCGATACGCGATGTACACGCCACCAACCTTGAGAAGAAGACCGCTCTCTGCGAACGCGCCGAAGCACTTAAGGACAGCACCGACTGGAAGAAAACAGGCGATGAGTTCATCGCCCTCCAGAAAGAGTGGAAGTCAGTAGGTCCGGTCGACAAGAAGCACAGTGACGCCATCTGGCACCGCTTCCTTGAAGCATGCGACTACTTCTTCGACAACCGCAAGAAAGCCACTTCGGGTGTTCGCAAAACCGAGCATGCCAACCTTAAGCAGAAACAGGAAATCATCGAAAGCCTTAAGGCTATAGGCGACGACATGGAGCGCGAAGAGGCCATCAAGCGAGTACGCGAGCTCATGAACCAGTGGCAGCAGGTAGGCCATGTCCCCTACAAGGATAAGGACAAAGTCTACGACACTTATCGCGCAATCGTAAACGAACTCTACGACAAGCTCGACATAAAGGAGGTACGCGCAGGCATGGACAAGTTTGCCAACTCCATCAACGACATCAGCAATGACGAGAACAAGCTCTATCGCGAACGCGAACGCCTCGTAAGGGCATTCGAGCAGAAGCGCAACGAGTTGAAGACCTACGAAAACAACCTCGGTTTCTTCAATGTCAAGTCAAAGTCGGGCAATTCGTTGCTGCGTGACATGGAGCGCAAAGTGCAGCGCATAAAGGACGAGCTGTCATCGCTTGAAGAGAAAATCAAGCTCATCGACAGCAAGCTTTAA